A single region of the Nicotiana sylvestris chromosome 6, ASM39365v2, whole genome shotgun sequence genome encodes:
- the LOC138871469 gene encoding uncharacterized protein, whose product MKAQALADHLAENPEDKEYEPLRTYFPDGEAMHIDKVEQDENPSWKLFFDGAANMKGVEIGAVLISETGHHYPVTAQLRFYSTNNMVEYEACILGLRSVEFSHIPRIHNYVVDALATLASMLHHLDKAYVNPLHIQVRDRHAYCNVVEEELDGESWFHDTWEYIKMGVSGTGHR is encoded by the exons atgaaagcccaagcattggccgatcatttggccgagaacccagaGGATAAAGAGTAtgaaccattgagaacttattttcctgatggaGAGGCAATGCATATTGACAAGGTGGAGCAGGATGAAAATCcaagttggaaacttttctttgatggagccgctaacatgaaaggtgtcgaAATCGGGGCTgtgctcatttctgaaacagggcatcactaccctgttacggcccaGCTTCGTTTTTATTCTACcaacaacatggttgagtacgaggcatgcattttgggtttgag ATCAGTAGAATTCAGCCATATTCCGAGGATCCATAATTACGTTGTCGATGCCTTGGCTAcattggcatcaatgttacatcatctggacaaagcttatgttaaccctttgcatattcaagttcgtgatAGGCATGCCTACTGTAATGTGGTTGAGGAGGAACTTGATGGTGAATCATGGTTCCATGATACTTGGGAATACATCAAGATGGGGgtatccggtacaggccataggtga
- the LOC104211751 gene encoding uncharacterized protein — translation MPQSPPSKSQITTPTLPHFELPVKTERPPKNTEQEDIFRKVKILDQSLRNMQGLGGQVSVDYKDLCLFPNVQLLVRFKMPMFDLYDGHGDPVTHLRGFCSKMRGASRNDELLMAYFSQSLSGATLEWYTRLDNNRWYTWDYLAQDFARHFQYNVEIVPDRLSLTKIEKKPNESFREYGFRWREQAARVNPPMEEDEIVEYFLQALEPTYFGHLISAISKSFNEVVKIGEMVGDKLKSSKIMSHSAIKATTQAI, via the coding sequence ATGCCCCAAAGCCCACCTTCAAAATCCCAGATCACTACTCCTACACTCCCCCACTTCGAACTTCCTGTCAAAACTGAGAGGCCACCCAAAAATACGGAGCAAGAGGATATATTTAGGAAGGTAAAGATCTTGGATCAGTCACtaagaaatatgcaagggttaggaGGCCAAGTGAGCGTGGATTATAAGGATCTATGCTTGTTTCCTAATGTCCAACTACTTGTCAGATTCAAAATGCCTatgtttgacttgtatgacgggCATGGAGACCCCGTGACCCACTTGAGAGGATTTtgcagcaaaatgaggggagcaagTAGGAACGATGAActgttgatggcgtattttagccaaagtctgagtggtgcAACATTGGAGTGGTATACCCGCCTGGACAacaacaggtggtacacttgggattaTCTGGCCCAGGATTTTGCTCGACATTTCCAGTACAATGTAGAGATTGTCCCAGACCGCTTGTCTTTGACTAAGATAGAGAAAAAGCCCAAtgagagtttcagggagtatggtttccgttggagagaacaggcagcacgaGTCAACCCTCCAATGGAGGAAGATGAAATAGTAGAGTATTTTCTTCAGGCCTTGGAGCCTACTTATTTTGGTCATCTGATCTCGGCCATTAgtaagtctttcaatgaagtggtaaaaattggagaaatggtaggGGACAAACTCAaatcaagcaagatcatgagtcATTCTGCCATCAAAGCAACTACACAAGCAATCTAG
- the LOC138871470 gene encoding uncharacterized protein, with translation MEPQIKEEIIKALFEYKDIFAWSYDNMPGLTTDLVVHKLPTDPAFPPVKQKLRKFKTDMRYHQILMDEEEAEKITFMMPWGTYCYRVMPFGLKNVGATYKRAMTTVLHDMIHKKLLGFIVNRKGIELDPSKIKAIQELSPPRNKTEVINKAYVEPLHIQVLDQHAYCNVVEEELDGEPRFHDIREYIKMGVYPVHAIGDQKRTIRCLSSWFFLSEEILYRRTPDLGLLRCIDAKQATFIMAEVHAGVEAMTFKSVTKKVVVDVVHSDFICRFGIPKVIITDNGANLNSHLMKEVCQQFKIKNRNSTPYRPKANGVVEAANKNIKKILRKMVQGSRQWHEKLTFALLGYHTTICISVGASPYLLVYGTEVVIPAEVKIPFFRIVAEAEIDDDEWVKTRLEKLILIDEKSLAVVCHGQLYQKRMTSAYNKKGQEISFVPEEPSVRKAYDRQAPT, from the exons ATGGAGCcacaaatcaaggaagaaataatcaaagcattgtttgaatataaagacatttttgcatggtcctatgacaaCATGCCAGGTTTGACTACTGACTtggtagttcacaaattgccaactgatccggcattccctcccgtcaagcagaagttaaggaagttcaagactgacatga gatatcaccagatcttgatggatgaggaagaagcagaaaagATAACATTCATGATgccatgggggacatattgttatagggtaatgccatttggtttgaaaaatgttggggcaacttacaagagggcaatgactaccgtgcttcatgacatgatacacaa GAAactgttggggtttatagtcaatCGGaaaggcattgagttggatccgtcaaagatcaaagctatccaagaattgtcaCCCCCAAGGAATAAGACTGAAGTGATAA acaaagcttatgttgaacctttgcatattcaagttcttgatcagcatgcctactgtaatgtggttgaggaggaacttgatggtgaaccacgGTTCCATGATATCCGGGAATACATCaagatgggggtatatccggtacatgccataggtgatcaaaagagaacaattcgatgtTTGTCTAGTTGGTTTTTCTTGAGCGAGGAAATATTGTACAggagaactccagatcttgggttgttgaggtgcatagatgctaaacagGCCACGTTTATCATGGCCGAagtgcatgctgga gTTGAAGCTatgactttcaaatctgtgaccaagaaggtagTGGTCGATGTTGTTCATTCAGACTTCATTTGCCGGTTTGGAATCcccaaggtaatcatcacagacaatggtgctaatcttaatagccatttgatgaaagaagtatgccaacagttcaagattaagAATcgaaattccaccccatatcgtcccaaggcaaatggagttgttgaggcggctaacaagaacataaaaaagatacttcgaaagatggtgcaaggttctaggcaatggcatgaaaagttgacTTTTGCTTTGCTGGGTTACCATACCACTATTTGCATTTCAGTAGGTGCATcgccttatttgttggtatatgggacTGAAGTAGTTATACCTGCGGAAGTCAAAATTCCATTCTTCCGAATTGTtgctgaagctgaaattgatgatgatgagtgggtcaagacccgattGGAGAAATTAATTCTGATTGACGAGAAAAGTCTGGCGGTAGTatgtcatggtcagttgtatcaaaagagaatgacaagtgcatacaacaagaag gggcaggaaatttcatttgttccggaggaaccctccgtgaggaaagcaTATGACAGACAG gcgcccacctag